From the Luteolibacter arcticus genome, one window contains:
- a CDS encoding DUF5722 domain-containing protein, translating into MPAGWQQLRFDLPLPAGRVLQIRNARLRPERPGEFDAPRPTHAASKEALEAYLGCTFPSALTKVAVGKELVHIEGNAAKNSGQIFLADIPMDLPLDDSRSWQTLVEVKPAADGSFVLDVPRRRQRDGLDYDRLTTRWQLVRKSGASTERLSHARYADQVECRAPDLPPAAPKNKKGLGGWHTGRLPDELEDLGISAVTVNVMIHTLASLTPGPDTTPFTWQGRTYHAREKALADLDATFLEAQKHSVMVSAILLIANPAKDSSPEVKLLGHPDATRDGAFAMPNVTSPEGISLYGAILNLMAERWSRPDGKHGRVHQWIMHNEVDAGWVWTNAGDKPALVFMDLYQRSMRLMDLIARQYDPHTRPFITLTHHWAHHGDPKWYGSKQMIDLLVKFTRTEGDFPWALAYHPYPQDLFNPRAWEDEQATFSFSSHKITPKNLEVLDAYMKQPALLYQGKVRPVHLSENGFNSKDYSAKELADQAAGMALAWKKMAALTSIESWQYHNWIDNRHEGGLKIGLRKFPDEPGDPLGKKPIWHLYQALGTPQEDQACAPYLPVIGISSWDEAIHRESIH; encoded by the coding sequence ATGCCCGCCGGCTGGCAGCAATTGCGCTTCGACCTCCCCCTTCCCGCTGGCCGCGTGCTGCAAATCCGCAACGCCCGCCTGCGCCCGGAACGCCCCGGCGAATTCGACGCCCCGCGGCCGACCCATGCCGCCTCCAAGGAAGCACTCGAGGCTTACCTCGGGTGCACCTTCCCCTCCGCCCTGACAAAGGTCGCCGTCGGCAAGGAACTAGTCCACATCGAAGGCAACGCAGCCAAGAACAGCGGTCAGATCTTCCTAGCGGACATCCCGATGGACCTACCGCTCGATGACTCGCGCTCTTGGCAAACGCTCGTCGAGGTCAAGCCGGCCGCGGATGGCAGCTTCGTGCTCGATGTCCCCCGCCGACGGCAGCGCGACGGCCTCGACTACGACCGCCTGACCACGCGCTGGCAGCTTGTCCGCAAGTCCGGCGCATCCACCGAGCGACTTTCCCACGCCCGCTATGCCGATCAAGTCGAGTGCCGTGCGCCCGATCTCCCCCCCGCCGCGCCCAAGAACAAAAAGGGCCTCGGCGGCTGGCACACCGGCCGATTGCCCGACGAGCTCGAGGATCTCGGCATTTCCGCCGTCACGGTCAATGTGATGATTCACACGCTGGCATCCCTCACGCCCGGCCCCGATACCACGCCCTTCACGTGGCAGGGCCGCACCTACCATGCCCGCGAAAAGGCACTCGCCGACCTCGACGCCACCTTCCTCGAAGCACAGAAGCACTCCGTGATGGTCTCAGCCATCCTGCTGATCGCGAATCCAGCCAAGGACTCCAGCCCGGAAGTGAAGCTGTTAGGCCACCCGGACGCCACTCGCGACGGCGCCTTCGCCATGCCGAATGTCACCTCGCCGGAGGGCATCTCCCTCTACGGCGCCATCCTCAACCTGATGGCCGAGCGCTGGTCGCGCCCCGATGGCAAGCACGGCCGCGTCCACCAATGGATCATGCACAACGAGGTCGACGCCGGCTGGGTCTGGACCAATGCAGGTGACAAGCCCGCGCTCGTTTTCATGGACCTCTACCAGCGCTCGATGCGGCTGATGGACCTCATCGCCCGGCAGTATGACCCTCACACCCGCCCCTTCATCACCCTCACCCATCACTGGGCGCACCACGGCGATCCCAAGTGGTATGGCTCCAAGCAAATGATCGACCTGCTGGTGAAATTCACCCGGACCGAGGGCGATTTCCCCTGGGCGCTCGCCTACCATCCCTACCCGCAGGACCTCTTCAATCCGCGCGCTTGGGAAGACGAGCAGGCCACCTTCAGCTTCAGCAGCCACAAGATCACCCCGAAGAATCTGGAAGTGCTCGACGCCTACATGAAGCAACCCGCCCTGCTCTATCAGGGCAAGGTCCGGCCGGTGCACCTCTCCGAAAACGGCTTCAACTCCAAGGACTACTCCGCCAAGGAACTCGCCGACCAAGCCGCCGGCATGGCGCTCGCGTGGAAGAAAATGGCTGCCCTGACCTCGATCGAATCCTGGCAGTATCACAACTGGATCGACAACCGCCACGAAGGCGGCCTCAAGATCGGCCTCCGCAAGTTCCCCGACGAACCCGGCGACCCGCTAGGCAAGAAACCCATCTGGCACCTCTACCAAGCCCTCGGCACCCCGCAGGAAGACCAGGCCTGCGCGCCGTACCTACCGGTCATCGGCATCTCATCGTGGGACGAAGCGATCCACCGGGAATCGATCCATTGA
- a CDS encoding HupE/UreJ family protein, producing the protein MFRLLLLVWLLFTGVAAAHQIAEVSMSVALDGDRVTAIADADAAYMLPEFRGDEDEEAKDLAWLREQGPDGWRKIARECEAYWRDCLRVKAGDQELAWTLRVPDLEKEKPGFLENGDPEELPMLEVVIEATLPTGATKLGVAWKEPFGVNLIVTTGEGESAETKPFVSGEEGVVAERTAAETEMKPAETSVAGWIKLGFIHILPKGVDHILFVLGLFLLVPKWKPLLQQTIVFTLAHSLSLAAAALGWVRFPSTPVEILIAASIAWVGIENFWAKELGKGRLILVGIFGLVHGLGFAGVLAELLPAGQPEKLPAALLGFNVGVELGQIAVLMLAFLVVSAFTLAHFVFRRVTNRLVQKALPDSWRVSCNWSYARHVWVKRIGSVMVALAGLILVIERVANIEIVPFL; encoded by the coding sequence ATGTTTCGCCTGCTGCTGTTGGTTTGGCTGTTGTTCACGGGAGTGGCCGCCGCGCACCAGATTGCGGAAGTTTCGATGTCCGTAGCGCTCGATGGTGACCGTGTGACCGCGATCGCTGACGCGGATGCCGCCTACATGCTGCCGGAGTTTCGCGGCGACGAGGACGAGGAGGCGAAAGACCTCGCGTGGTTGCGCGAGCAGGGCCCGGACGGTTGGCGCAAGATCGCCCGCGAGTGCGAGGCCTACTGGCGCGACTGCCTGCGCGTGAAGGCCGGCGATCAGGAACTCGCATGGACCCTGCGGGTTCCCGATCTGGAAAAGGAGAAACCCGGCTTTCTGGAGAACGGCGATCCCGAAGAACTGCCGATGCTGGAAGTGGTGATCGAGGCCACGCTGCCGACTGGAGCGACGAAGCTCGGAGTCGCGTGGAAAGAACCCTTCGGCGTAAATCTCATCGTCACCACCGGCGAGGGTGAATCCGCGGAAACCAAGCCCTTCGTCAGTGGCGAGGAGGGTGTCGTCGCCGAGCGGACTGCGGCGGAAACAGAAATGAAGCCCGCGGAAACATCAGTCGCCGGTTGGATCAAGCTCGGCTTCATCCACATCCTCCCCAAAGGCGTCGATCACATCCTCTTCGTGCTCGGGCTCTTCCTGTTAGTGCCCAAGTGGAAGCCGCTGCTCCAACAGACCATCGTTTTCACGTTGGCCCACTCCCTTTCGCTCGCCGCCGCCGCGCTCGGCTGGGTCCGCTTTCCCTCCACGCCCGTCGAGATCCTCATCGCCGCCAGCATCGCATGGGTCGGCATCGAAAACTTCTGGGCCAAGGAACTCGGCAAGGGCCGGCTCATCCTCGTCGGCATCTTCGGGCTGGTGCACGGGCTCGGCTTCGCCGGCGTGCTCGCCGAGTTACTGCCAGCGGGTCAGCCGGAGAAACTCCCGGCCGCACTCCTCGGCTTCAATGTCGGCGTCGAACTCGGCCAGATCGCCGTGCTGATGCTGGCGTTCCTCGTTGTTAGCGCATTCACACTAGCCCATTTTGTTTTCCGGCGGGTCACGAATCGCCTCGTTCAAAAGGCGTTACCCGATTCCTGGCGGGTTTCCTGCAACTGGTCGTACGCGCGCCATGTGTGGGTGAAGCGGATTGGCTCCGTGATGGTCGCCTTGGCCGGCCTGATCCTCGTCATCGAGCGGGTGGCGAACATCGAAATCGTGCCATTCCTGTGA